A part of Streptococcus porcinus genomic DNA contains:
- the rpoB gene encoding DNA-directed RNA polymerase subunit beta, with amino-acid sequence MAGHEVRYGKHRTRRSFSRIKEVLDLPNLIEIQTDSFQDFLDTGLKEVFEDVLPISNFTDTMELEFVGYEFKEPKYTLEEARIHDASYSAPIFVTFRLVNKETGEIKTQEVFFGDFPIMTEMGTFIINGGERIIVSQLVRSPGVYFNDKVDKNGKIGYGSTVIPNRGAWLELETDAKDIAYTRIDRTRKIPFTTLVRALGFSGDDEIIDIFGESDLVRNTIEKDIHKNPSDSRTDEALKEIYERLRPGEPKTADSSRSLLIARFFDARRYDLAAVGRYKINKKLNIKTRLLNQVIAENLVDSETGEILVEAGTEMTRDVIESIEEHLDGDLNKFVYTPNDYAVVTEPVILQKFKVVSPLDPDKVVTIVGNASPDDRVRALTPADILAEMSYFLNLSEGIGKVDDIDHLGNRRIRAVGELLANQFRIGLARMERNVRERMSVQDNEVLTPQQIINIRPVTAAVKEFFGSSQLSQFMDQHNPLSELSHKRRLSALGPGGLTRDRAGYEVRDVHYTHYGRMCPIETPEGPNIGLINNLSSFGHLNKYGFIQTPYRKVDRANGVVTNEIVWLTADEEDEYTVAQANSKLNEDGTFAEEIVMGRHQGNNQEFAASTVDFVDVSPKQVVAVATACIPFLENDDSNRALMGANMQRQAVPLIDPKAPFVGTGMEYQAAHDSGAAVIAQHDGKVVFSDAEKVEVRREDGSLDVYHVTKFRRSNSGTAYNQRTLVKVGDIIEKGDFIADGPSMENGEMALGQNPVVAYMTWEGYNFEDAVIMSERLVKEDVYTSVHLEEFESETRDTKLGPEEITREVPNVGEEALKDLDEMGIIRIGAEVKEGDILVGKVTPKGEKDLSAEERLLHAIFGDKSREVRDTSLRVPHGGDGIVRDVKIFTRANGDELQSGVNMLVRVYIAQKRKIKVGDKMAGRHGNKGVVSRIVPVEDMPYLPDGTPVDIMLNPLGVPSRMNIGQVMELHLGMAARNLGIHIATPVFDGASAEDLWETVAEAGMDSDAKTVLYDGRTGEPFDNRVSVGVMYMIKLHHMVDDKLHARSVGPYSLVTQQPLGGKAQFGGQRFGEMEVWALEAYGASNVLQEILTYKSDDVTGRLKAYEAITKGKPIPKPGVPESFRVLVKELQSLGLDMRVLDEDDNEVELRDLDEGEDDDVMHVDDLEKAREKQVQETSVVSEQSDEN; translated from the coding sequence TTGGCAGGACATGAAGTTCGATACGGAAAACACCGTACACGTCGTAGCTTTTCAAGAATCAAAGAAGTTCTTGATTTACCAAATTTAATTGAAATTCAAACTGACTCATTCCAAGATTTCTTAGATACTGGCTTGAAGGAAGTTTTTGAAGATGTACTTCCAATTTCAAACTTTACAGATACTATGGAACTTGAATTTGTAGGTTATGAATTCAAAGAGCCAAAATACACTTTGGAAGAAGCTCGTATCCATGATGCAAGCTATTCTGCCCCAATCTTTGTTACTTTTAGACTAGTTAATAAAGAGACTGGCGAAATCAAAACACAGGAAGTATTCTTTGGTGACTTCCCAATTATGACTGAAATGGGTACCTTTATCATCAATGGTGGTGAACGTATTATCGTTTCTCAGTTGGTTCGTTCTCCAGGTGTTTACTTTAATGATAAAGTGGATAAAAACGGTAAAATTGGTTACGGTTCAACTGTTATCCCAAACCGTGGTGCATGGTTAGAGTTAGAGACAGATGCTAAAGACATCGCTTATACACGTATTGACCGTACTCGTAAAATTCCATTTACAACTTTAGTGCGCGCCTTAGGTTTCTCTGGTGATGATGAGATTATCGATATTTTTGGTGAAAGTGACCTCGTTCGTAACACCATTGAAAAAGATATTCATAAAAACCCAAGCGATTCACGTACTGATGAAGCACTTAAAGAAATATATGAACGTTTAAGACCAGGTGAACCGAAAACAGCTGATAGCTCTCGTAGCTTGTTGATAGCTCGCTTCTTTGATGCTCGTCGCTATGATTTAGCCGCTGTAGGTCGTTACAAAATTAATAAAAAATTAAATATTAAGACTCGCCTTTTGAACCAAGTTATTGCAGAAAACCTTGTTGACAGTGAAACTGGTGAAATCTTGGTTGAAGCTGGTACTGAGATGACGCGTGATGTCATTGAATCAATTGAAGAGCATCTTGATGGTGATTTAAATAAATTTGTCTACACACCAAATGATTATGCTGTTGTCACTGAGCCAGTTATTCTTCAAAAATTCAAAGTTGTGTCACCTCTTGATCCAGACAAGGTCGTTACTATTGTTGGTAATGCGAGCCCTGATGATCGTGTGCGTGCCTTAACTCCAGCAGATATCTTAGCGGAAATGTCATATTTCTTAAATCTTTCTGAAGGTATCGGCAAAGTTGATGACATTGACCATTTAGGTAATCGTCGTATTCGTGCAGTTGGGGAATTGTTGGCAAATCAATTCCGTATTGGGCTAGCACGTATGGAACGTAATGTTCGCGAGAGAATGTCTGTTCAAGATAATGAAGTTTTAACGCCACAACAAATCATTAACATCCGTCCAGTTACTGCGGCGGTAAAAGAGTTTTTTGGTTCATCTCAATTATCACAATTCATGGATCAACATAACCCTCTTTCAGAATTATCACATAAACGTCGTCTTTCAGCCTTAGGACCTGGTGGTTTGACACGTGACCGTGCCGGTTACGAAGTTCGTGACGTGCATTATACTCACTACGGTCGTATGTGCCCGATTGAAACACCTGAAGGACCAAACATTGGTCTGATTAATAACTTGTCTTCATTTGGACACTTAAACAAATATGGTTTTATTCAAACACCATACCGTAAAGTTGATCGTGCAAATGGTGTTGTTACTAATGAAATCGTGTGGTTAACTGCGGATGAAGAAGATGAATATACAGTAGCACAGGCTAATTCTAAATTAAATGAAGATGGCACTTTTGCTGAAGAAATCGTCATGGGTCGTCATCAAGGTAATAACCAAGAATTTGCTGCCAGCACAGTTGATTTTGTAGACGTATCTCCAAAACAAGTAGTTGCCGTTGCGACTGCATGTATTCCTTTCTTAGAAAACGATGACTCCAACCGTGCCCTTATGGGTGCCAACATGCAACGTCAGGCTGTGCCATTGATTGATCCTAAAGCACCATTTGTTGGTACTGGTATGGAATATCAAGCAGCGCATGACTCCGGAGCTGCTGTTATTGCTCAACATGATGGTAAAGTTGTCTTCTCTGATGCTGAAAAAGTTGAAGTTCGTCGTGAAGATGGTTCACTTGATGTTTATCATGTGACTAAATTCCGTCGTTCAAACTCTGGTACAGCCTATAACCAACGCACACTTGTTAAAGTTGGCGACATCATTGAAAAAGGTGACTTCATCGCTGATGGTCCATCGATGGAAAATGGTGAGATGGCCCTTGGACAAAACCCAGTCGTAGCTTACATGACGTGGGAAGGTTATAACTTTGAGGATGCGGTTATCATGAGTGAACGTCTTGTTAAAGAAGATGTCTATACATCAGTTCACTTAGAAGAATTTGAATCAGAAACACGTGATACAAAGCTTGGACCTGAAGAAATCACTCGCGAAGTACCAAATGTTGGTGAAGAGGCCCTTAAAGATTTAGATGAGATGGGTATCATCCGTATCGGTGCTGAAGTTAAAGAAGGCGATATCTTAGTAGGTAAAGTAACTCCTAAGGGAGAAAAAGATCTTTCTGCTGAGGAACGTTTACTTCATGCTATCTTCGGTGATAAATCTCGCGAAGTGCGTGATACATCTCTTCGTGTTCCTCACGGTGGTGATGGTATTGTTCGTGATGTTAAAATCTTTACACGTGCAAACGGTGATGAATTACAATCAGGTGTTAACATGCTTGTTCGTGTCTACATCGCTCAAAAACGTAAAATTAAAGTCGGTGATAAGATGGCCGGTCGTCATGGGAACAAAGGGGTTGTATCTCGTATAGTACCTGTTGAAGACATGCCGTACCTACCAGACGGTACACCGGTTGATATCATGCTGAATCCACTTGGGGTTCCTTCACGTATGAATATCGGACAAGTTATGGAGCTTCACTTAGGTATGGCTGCCCGTAACCTTGGTATTCATATTGCGACACCAGTATTTGATGGAGCAAGTGCTGAAGATCTTTGGGAAACAGTAGCTGAAGCTGGTATGGATTCTGACGCTAAAACTGTTCTTTATGACGGTCGTACTGGTGAACCATTTGATAACCGTGTCTCTGTTGGTGTCATGTATATGATTAAACTTCACCACATGGTTGATGATAAACTTCATGCCCGTTCAGTTGGGCCATACTCGCTTGTTACCCAACAACCTCTTGGTGGTAAAGCACAATTTGGTGGACAACGTTTTGGTGAGATGGAAGTTTGGGCTTTGGAAGCTTATGGGGCATCAAATGTTCTCCAAGAAATCTTGACTTACAAGTCAGATGACGTTACTGGACGTTTGAAAGCTTATGAAGCAATCACTAAAGGTAAACCAATTCCAAAACCAGGTGTTCCAGAATCATTCCGCGTTCTTGTTAAAGAATTGCAATCACTTGGTTTAGACATGCGAGTTCTTGATGAAGATGACAATGAAGTTGAACTTCGTGATCTTGATGAAGGTGAAGATGACGATGTTATGCACGTTGACGATCTTGAGAAAGCGCGTGAAAAACAAGTACAAGAAACATCAGTAGTTTCTGAACAAAGTGATGAAAACTAA
- the rpoC gene encoding DNA-directed RNA polymerase subunit beta', whose translation MVDVNRFKSMQITLASPSKVRSWSYGEVKKPETINYRTLKPEREGLFDEVIFGPTKDWECACGKYKRIRYKGIVCDRCGVEVTRAKVRRERMGHIELKAPVSHIWYFKGIPSRMGLTLDMSPRALEEVIYFAAYVVIDPMDTPLEPKSLLTEREYREKVQEYGYGSFIAKMGAEAIQDLLKRVDLPAEIAELKEELKSATGQKRIKAVRRLDVLDAFNKSGNKPEWMVLNILPVIPPDLRPMVQLDGGRFAASDLNDLYRRVINRNNRLARLLELNAPGIIVQNEKRMLQEAVDALIDNGRRGRPITGPGSRPLKSLSHMLKGKQGRFRQNLLGKRVDFSGRSVIAVGPTLKMYQCGVPREMAIELFKPFVMREIVAKEYAGNVKAAKRMVERGDERIWDILEEVIKEHPVLLNRAPTLHRLGIQAFEPVLIDGKALRLHPLVCEAYNADFDGDQMAIHVPLSEEAQAEARLLMLAAEHILNPKDGKPVVTPSQDMVLGNYYLTMEDAGREGEGRVFKDIDEAVMAYQNGYAHLHSRVGIAVDSMPNKPWKDSQRHKIMVTTVGKILFNAIMPEDLPYLQEPNNANLTEGTPDKYFLEPGQDIQSVIDGLEINVPFKKKNLGNIIAETFKRFRTTETSAFLDRLKDLGYYHSTLAGLTVGIADIPVIDNKAEIIEAAHHRVEDINKAFRRGLMTEDDRYVAVTTTWREAKEALEKRLIETQDPKNPIVMMMDSGARGNISNFSQLAGMRGLMAAPNGRIMELPILSNFREGLTVLEMFFSTHGARKGMTDTALKTADSGYLTRRLVDVAQDVIIREDDCGTDRGLVIRAITDGKEVTETLEERLQGRYTRKSVKHPETGEVLIGADQLISEDMARKIVEAGVEEVTIRSVFTCSTRHGVCRHCYGINLATGDAVEVGEAVGTIAAQSIGEPGTQLTMRTFHTGGVASNTDITQGLPRIQEIFEARNPKGEAVITEVKGKVVDIEEDASTRTKKVYVEGKTGKGEYVVPFTARMKVEIGDEVNRGASLTEGSIQPKRLLEVRDTLSVETYLLAEVQKVYRSQGVEIGDKHVEVMVRQMLRKVRVMDPGDTDLLPGTLMDIADFTEANKEIVISGGIPATSRPVLMGITKASLETNSFLSAASFQETTRVLTDAAIRGKKDHLLGLKENVIIGKIIPAGTGMARYRNIEPQAINEVEIIEEAEAAEEMAVTEE comes from the coding sequence GTGGTTGACGTAAATCGTTTTAAAAGTATGCAAATCACATTAGCTTCACCAAGTAAAGTCCGTTCATGGTCTTATGGTGAAGTTAAAAAACCTGAAACAATCAACTACCGTACATTAAAACCTGAACGTGAAGGTCTCTTTGATGAAGTCATCTTTGGACCAACAAAAGATTGGGAATGTGCGTGTGGAAAATACAAACGTATCCGTTATAAAGGAATTGTTTGTGACCGTTGTGGTGTTGAAGTAACCCGTGCCAAAGTTCGTCGTGAACGTATGGGGCACATCGAGTTAAAAGCTCCCGTATCACATATTTGGTATTTTAAAGGGATTCCATCACGTATGGGTCTGACCCTTGATATGAGTCCTCGAGCACTTGAAGAAGTTATCTATTTTGCAGCCTATGTTGTCATTGATCCAATGGATACACCTCTTGAACCTAAATCGCTATTAACAGAACGTGAATACCGTGAAAAAGTTCAAGAATATGGTTACGGTTCATTTATCGCAAAAATGGGTGCTGAAGCGATTCAAGATCTCTTGAAACGTGTAGATTTACCAGCAGAAATTGCTGAGTTAAAAGAAGAACTCAAATCAGCGACTGGACAAAAACGGATTAAAGCTGTTCGTCGTTTAGATGTACTTGACGCCTTTAACAAATCTGGCAATAAACCTGAATGGATGGTTCTTAACATCTTGCCAGTTATTCCGCCAGATTTGCGTCCAATGGTTCAATTGGACGGTGGCCGTTTTGCAGCATCTGACTTAAATGACTTGTACCGCCGTGTTATTAACCGTAACAATCGTCTTGCGCGCTTATTGGAATTGAATGCCCCTGGAATTATCGTTCAAAATGAAAAACGGATGCTTCAAGAAGCTGTTGATGCTCTGATTGATAATGGTCGTCGTGGTCGTCCAATTACTGGACCAGGAAGCCGTCCATTGAAATCTTTAAGCCACATGCTTAAAGGTAAACAAGGACGTTTCCGTCAGAACTTGCTTGGTAAACGTGTAGACTTCTCAGGTCGTTCCGTTATCGCCGTTGGTCCAACCTTAAAAATGTACCAATGTGGTGTGCCACGTGAAATGGCTATCGAACTCTTCAAACCATTTGTTATGCGTGAAATTGTTGCCAAAGAATATGCTGGTAACGTTAAAGCGGCTAAACGTATGGTTGAACGTGGGGATGAACGTATTTGGGATATCTTAGAAGAAGTTATCAAAGAACATCCAGTACTTCTTAACCGCGCACCGACTCTCCACAGACTTGGAATCCAAGCTTTCGAACCAGTATTGATTGATGGTAAAGCTCTCCGTCTTCATCCACTAGTCTGCGAAGCATACAATGCCGATTTCGATGGTGACCAAATGGCTATTCACGTGCCACTCTCTGAGGAAGCACAAGCTGAAGCACGCTTGTTAATGCTGGCAGCGGAGCATATCCTAAATCCGAAAGACGGTAAACCAGTCGTTACCCCTTCTCAGGACATGGTTTTGGGGAACTATTACCTTACTATGGAAGATGCAGGGCGTGAAGGCGAAGGTAGAGTCTTTAAAGATATTGATGAAGCTGTTATGGCTTATCAAAATGGCTACGCTCATTTACATAGTCGAGTTGGTATTGCAGTTGACAGTATGCCAAATAAACCTTGGAAAGATAGTCAAAGACATAAAATCATGGTGACGACAGTTGGTAAGATTTTATTCAATGCTATCATGCCTGAGGATCTGCCATATTTACAAGAACCAAACAATGCTAACTTGACTGAAGGCACTCCAGATAAATATTTCCTTGAACCAGGACAAGATATTCAAAGCGTTATTGATGGTTTGGAAATAAATGTACCATTTAAAAAGAAAAATCTTGGAAATATCATTGCTGAAACCTTCAAACGTTTCCGTACAACTGAAACATCAGCCTTTCTTGACCGTTTGAAAGACTTGGGATACTATCATTCAACTCTAGCTGGTTTAACAGTGGGTATTGCTGATATTCCAGTTATTGATAATAAAGCTGAAATCATTGAAGCAGCTCATCACCGTGTGGAAGATATTAACAAGGCCTTCCGTCGTGGTTTGATGACTGAAGATGACCGTTACGTTGCTGTTACGACAACATGGCGCGAAGCTAAAGAGGCTCTTGAAAAACGTTTGATTGAGACCCAAGATCCTAAGAATCCAATCGTTATGATGATGGACTCAGGTGCCCGTGGTAATATCTCGAACTTCTCACAGCTTGCCGGTATGCGTGGCTTGATGGCCGCTCCTAACGGGCGTATCATGGAATTACCAATCCTTTCAAACTTCCGTGAAGGTTTGACTGTTTTGGAAATGTTCTTCTCAACCCATGGTGCTCGTAAAGGTATGACTGATACTGCCCTTAAGACTGCCGATTCAGGTTATTTAACGCGTCGTTTGGTTGATGTTGCCCAAGATGTTATCATTCGTGAGGATGATTGTGGTACTGATCGTGGACTTGTTATCCGTGCAATTACTGATGGTAAAGAAGTTACTGAAACGCTTGAGGAACGCCTTCAAGGACGTTACACTCGTAAATCAGTTAAACATCCTGAAACTGGTGAGGTACTTATCGGTGCTGATCAGTTAATTTCTGAAGACATGGCTCGTAAGATTGTTGAAGCAGGTGTTGAAGAAGTAACTATCCGTTCTGTCTTCACATGTTCAACGCGTCATGGGGTTTGCCGTCACTGTTATGGTATCAACTTAGCCACAGGTGATGCTGTTGAAGTTGGTGAAGCAGTTGGTACAATCGCCGCTCAATCTATCGGGGAACCAGGTACACAGCTTACCATGCGTACCTTCCATACCGGTGGTGTTGCGTCAAATACCGATATCACGCAGGGTCTTCCTCGTATCCAAGAAATCTTTGAAGCACGTAACCCTAAAGGGGAAGCTGTTATCACTGAAGTAAAAGGTAAAGTTGTAGATATCGAAGAAGATGCCTCAACACGTACTAAGAAAGTATACGTTGAAGGTAAAACTGGTAAAGGTGAATATGTTGTTCCTTTCACTGCTCGTATGAAAGTTGAAATTGGTGATGAGGTTAACCGTGGTGCCTCACTAACCGAAGGTTCAATCCAACCAAAACGCTTACTTGAAGTTCGTGACACCCTATCAGTTGAGACTTATCTATTAGCGGAAGTACAAAAAGTTTACCGGAGCCAAGGGGTTGAAATTGGAGATAAACACGTTGAGGTAATGGTTCGTCAAATGCTTCGTAAAGTACGTGTTATGGATCCAGGTGATACTGATCTCTTGCCAGGAACGTTAATGGATATCGCTGACTTCACAGAAGCTAATAAAGAAATTGTTATTTCAGGTGGTATTCCAGCGACATCACGTCCGGTGCTTATGGGGATTACAAAAGCCTCTCTTGAAACCAATTCATTCTTGTCAGCTGCATCCTTCCAGGAAACAACACGTGTCCTTACAGATGCTGCTATCCGTGGTAAAAAAGATCATCTTCTTGGCCTTAAGGAAAATGTCATTATCGGTAAGATCATTCCGGCAGGTACTGGTATGGCACGCTACCGTAACATTGAACCACAGGCTATCAATGAAGTAGAAATCATCGAAGAAGCTGAAGCTGCAGAAGAAATGGCAGTTACAGAAGAATAA
- a CDS encoding DUF1033 family protein: MYQVIKMYGDWEPWWFIEGWQDDIVEERCFDNWQEALNYYEKEWSQMKTDYSSFHSQRNLLATFWTRSEKRWCEDCYDDLQQYHSILLLKDKDIIPKDKYLDRYEQRNDDPTAPSTCKLKF; this comes from the coding sequence ATGTATCAAGTTATAAAAATGTATGGGGATTGGGAACCTTGGTGGTTCATTGAAGGATGGCAAGATGATATCGTGGAAGAACGCTGCTTCGATAATTGGCAAGAGGCCTTAAACTACTATGAAAAAGAATGGTCTCAGATGAAAACTGATTATTCGAGTTTTCATAGTCAGAGAAATTTATTAGCCACTTTTTGGACCCGTTCAGAAAAACGATGGTGTGAAGATTGTTACGATGATTTGCAACAGTACCATTCCATCTTGCTCTTGAAAGATAAAGACATTATTCCAAAAGATAAATACCTTGATAGATATGAACAACGTAATGATGACCCTACTGCGCCATCTACTTGTAAACTTAAATTTTAA
- the comGA gene encoding competence type IV pilus ATPase ComGA, translating into MIQKTGEVLVSQAVNLKAQDIYIIPYEKQYKVFMRVGDERRFIDNYDMKQMASLISHFKFVAGMNVGEKRRCQLGACDYKGTLSESIPLRLSCVGNFRGFESLVIRLLTTVNKPLNYWFDTDQKVEKVISGRGLYLFSGPVGSGKTSLMYQLLTRIAKDKQVITIEDPVEIQEDSLLQIQVNESIGMTYDNLIKLSLRHRPDYLIIGEIRDAETAKAVIRASLTGAVVFSTVHAKSIPGVYKRLLELGIKSEEINHTLKFIAYQRLIAGGGLIDFAIETFETHSNQEWNQKLDHLLAEGHITQQQALSEKISD; encoded by the coding sequence ATGATACAAAAAACAGGTGAAGTATTAGTTAGTCAAGCGGTAAATCTAAAGGCACAAGATATCTATATAATCCCTTATGAAAAGCAGTATAAAGTTTTCATGAGAGTTGGAGATGAGAGGCGATTTATTGATAATTATGACATGAAACAGATGGCAAGTCTTATTAGCCATTTTAAGTTTGTAGCAGGGATGAATGTAGGAGAAAAGAGACGCTGTCAACTTGGAGCCTGTGACTATAAGGGAACTTTATCAGAATCCATTCCATTACGTCTTTCTTGTGTTGGGAATTTTAGAGGTTTTGAAAGTTTAGTTATCAGACTCTTAACAACTGTTAATAAACCTCTCAATTACTGGTTTGATACTGATCAAAAAGTAGAAAAAGTTATTTCTGGAAGAGGTCTTTATCTTTTCTCGGGTCCTGTAGGGTCGGGTAAAACGAGTCTCATGTATCAACTACTGACACGTATAGCAAAGGATAAACAAGTTATTACAATTGAAGATCCTGTTGAAATTCAAGAGGACAGCCTATTACAAATTCAAGTAAATGAAAGTATTGGAATGACTTATGATAACCTTATTAAACTTTCCCTCAGACATCGTCCAGATTATTTAATTATTGGAGAGATTCGTGATGCTGAGACTGCAAAAGCAGTCATTAGAGCAAGCTTAACAGGAGCTGTAGTCTTTTCTACTGTCCACGCAAAAAGTATTCCAGGAGTATATAAAAGATTGTTAGAACTAGGTATCAAAAGTGAAGAGATAAATCATACTCTAAAATTTATTGCGTACCAAAGGTTGATAGCAGGAGGAGGACTTATTGATTTTGCCATCGAGACATTCGAAACTCATTCCAATCAAGAATGGAATCAAAAACTTGATCACTTACTTGCAGAAGGACATATCACTCAACAACAGGCACTCTCGGAAAAAATTAGCGACTAA
- the comGB gene encoding competence type IV pilus assembly protein ComGB has translation MKNGIKNLITYLQKDISLNNRHSRKKLATKKQAKLIQLLHNLSQSGFNLAEMIAFLEKTQILDRKHLSLMKTDLLNGCSLSEMMRHLGFPDGIITQLSLAEAHGNTKKCLGKIEDYLVQTQKIRQKTIEVVTYPIILLTFLILIILGLRHYLMPQMEKQSTLTYFLNNFPVYLLSLSIILLLTVIALVIRWRKLGKMKQMIQYSQIPLLAPFLKLYMTAFYAREWGNLISQGIELSQIVTIMSIEKSDLIKEIGLDMRQSFLEGQSFHEKVRGYPFFSDELSLMIEYGEIKGKLGQELDIYGQLTWDAYFRKLFQATQIIQPFIFMIVALIIVMIYAAMLLPMYNTIGGTI, from the coding sequence ATCAAGAATGGAATCAAAAACTTGATCACTTACTTGCAGAAGGACATATCACTCAACAACAGGCACTCTCGGAAAAAATTAGCGACTAAAAAACAGGCCAAATTAATCCAACTCTTACATAATTTAAGTCAAAGTGGTTTTAATCTAGCAGAGATGATCGCCTTCTTAGAAAAAACACAGATCTTAGACCGAAAACATCTTAGCTTGATGAAGACTGATTTGTTAAATGGATGTAGTTTATCAGAAATGATGAGGCATTTAGGATTTCCTGATGGAATTATTACCCAACTAAGTTTAGCTGAAGCTCATGGCAATACCAAAAAATGTTTGGGTAAAATTGAAGACTATCTAGTACAGACGCAAAAGATTAGGCAAAAGACAATTGAAGTCGTGACCTATCCCATCATTCTCCTTACTTTTTTAATTTTAATCATCCTGGGCTTGAGACATTACTTAATGCCTCAGATGGAGAAACAAAGCACTTTGACCTATTTTCTCAATAATTTCCCAGTTTACCTCCTAAGTTTGTCAATTATTCTTCTGCTTACGGTCATTGCTTTGGTGATCAGATGGCGTAAACTTGGAAAGATGAAACAGATGATACAATACAGTCAGATTCCTTTGTTGGCACCCTTCCTAAAGCTCTATATGACGGCTTTTTATGCCCGTGAATGGGGGAATTTAATTAGTCAAGGTATCGAACTGAGTCAAATAGTAACCATTATGAGTATTGAAAAATCTGATTTGATAAAAGAAATAGGTTTAGATATGAGACAATCATTTCTTGAAGGGCAGAGTTTCCACGAAAAAGTAAGGGGATATCCTTTTTTTAGTGATGAGTTGAGTTTGATGATTGAATATGGTGAAATCAAAGGGAAATTAGGTCAGGAGCTAGATATTTATGGCCAACTGACATGGGATGCTTATTTTAGAAAACTCTTCCAAGCGACACAGATTATCCAACCTTTCATATTTATGATTGTCGCCCTGATTATTGTAATGATTTATGCCGCTATGCTATTACCTATGTATAACACAATTGGAGGAACAATTTAA
- the comGC gene encoding competence type IV pilus major pilin ComGC produces the protein MQKLGNKIKDVSLEGFTLLEMLLVLLIISVLMLLFIPNLNKQKDMVTDKGKAAVVKIVDNQAELYELNQGASPKLSELENKGDISKEQAKAYRDYYVKHDNKNRKVQD, from the coding sequence ATGCAGAAATTAGGAAACAAAATAAAAGATGTCAGTCTAGAAGGATTCACTTTACTAGAAATGTTACTGGTCTTATTAATCATTAGTGTACTCATGCTCCTCTTTATTCCCAACCTAAACAAACAAAAAGATATGGTTACGGATAAAGGTAAGGCTGCAGTTGTAAAAATTGTTGATAACCAAGCAGAACTCTATGAGCTAAATCAAGGTGCTAGTCCCAAATTGAGTGAATTGGAAAATAAAGGGGACATTAGTAAAGAGCAAGCAAAAGCCTATCGAGACTATTATGTTAAACATGACAACAAAAATCGTAAAGTGCAAGATTAG
- the comGD gene encoding competence type IV pilus minor pilin ComGD, whose product MISLMSHSVTGIYQTIEKHLFFISFENFYRHSQKISVLNQEESYLVFSKHNISCSKRTLEIPSQIKLLYQNKIRLNKQGGNHSLATIAFQTKQGVLTYKLHLGSGTYQKTTG is encoded by the coding sequence ATGATTTCACTCATGTCTCATTCAGTCACAGGGATTTATCAAACAATTGAGAAGCATTTATTCTTTATCAGCTTTGAAAATTTTTATCGTCATAGCCAAAAAATAAGCGTTTTAAATCAAGAAGAAAGTTATCTTGTCTTTTCGAAACATAATATCAGTTGTAGTAAAAGAACATTAGAAATCCCTAGTCAGATAAAGCTTTTGTATCAAAATAAAATAAGGTTGAATAAACAAGGGGGAAATCACTCATTAGCTACAATTGCTTTTCAAACCAAGCAAGGAGTACTTACTTATAAATTACATTTGGGAAGTGGAACATATCAAAAAACGACAGGTTAA
- the comGE gene encoding competence type IV pilus minor pilin ComGE: MEHIKKRQVKAYILYESLLATVILIFIVTLFMSAISRQQREIARMRHRQEAMAVALMAVQTKQDQLQVNGCRIHIFKNQKGLSISENHQEIFRIKRK, translated from the coding sequence GTGGAACATATCAAAAAACGACAGGTTAAAGCCTATATTTTATATGAGAGTTTACTGGCAACAGTAATCCTTATCTTTATTGTGACACTTTTTATGAGTGCCATTAGTAGACAACAAAGAGAAATTGCTAGAATGCGTCATCGTCAAGAAGCTATGGCAGTGGCATTAATGGCGGTTCAAACAAAGCAGGATCAATTGCAAGTAAATGGTTGTCGTATCCATATATTTAAGAATCAAAAGGGACTTAGTATTAGTGAAAATCATCAAGAAATATTTAGGATTAAAAGAAAATAA